A window from Nitrososphaerales archaeon encodes these proteins:
- the trpA gene encoding tryptophan synthase subunit alpha encodes MDRISEKFLELKERGEGAHMAHIYYGDPNEEFSIKLIETLVVNGTDIIELGIPFSDPIADGPVFQAACERALNAGITPIKCIDGIKKLRSRGLKVPIIVTTYFNIPFVMGFEKFLEKIRDAGAQGILIPDLPLEEAEPYLRMVREKGLHLIFQIAPTTSNERLKRILTNASGFVYLISLEGVTGSKLKIVNSTFKLIKDVKAYSPVPIMVGFGISRKEHAEVMIANGADGVVVGSAYTRIYSKNLKNPFQKLDKIAKLVREIKSGCINGYKNRSSSEMKN; translated from the coding sequence ATGGATCGAATTAGTGAAAAGTTTCTGGAATTGAAAGAGCGAGGAGAAGGTGCCCACATGGCCCACATTTACTATGGTGATCCCAACGAAGAATTCTCTATAAAGTTGATAGAAACGCTTGTTGTGAATGGTACTGATATAATAGAGCTCGGTATCCCTTTCTCCGATCCTATAGCTGATGGACCAGTCTTTCAAGCAGCGTGTGAGCGGGCGTTAAACGCTGGTATAACACCTATTAAATGTATCGATGGGATTAAAAAGCTTAGGAGTAGAGGTCTAAAGGTACCTATCATCGTAACTACATACTTTAATATTCCATTCGTCATGGGTTTTGAGAAATTTTTAGAGAAAATAAGAGACGCGGGGGCTCAAGGTATCTTAATTCCAGATTTACCTTTAGAAGAAGCGGAACCGTATCTAAGAATGGTCAGAGAAAAAGGGTTGCATTTGATTTTCCAAATCGCTCCAACAACCTCCAATGAGAGGCTTAAGAGGATTTTAACAAATGCCTCGGGCTTTGTATATTTAATAAGTCTCGAAGGGGTCACAGGTAGTAAATTGAAGATAGTTAATTCAACATTTAAGCTCATTAAGGATGTTAAAGCCTATAGCCCCGTCCCAATAATGGTTGGTTTTGGAATATCGAGAAAAGAGCATGCAGAGGTTATGATCGCTAATGGAGCCGATGGTGTGGTAGTTGGGAGTGCTTACACAAGAATATACTCAAAAAACTTAAAGAATCCTTTTCAGAAGCTTGACAAAATCGCTAAACTTGTAAGAGAGATAAAGAGTGGTTGTATAAATGGATATAAGAATAGGTCTTCATCAGAAATGAAAAATTAA
- the trpB gene encoding tryptophan synthase subunit beta, whose translation MEERWFGRYGGMFVNEILMSALLELAESFKHIYPTKEFQEEFHGLLRDYGGRPTPLYYARNFSKLVGFKVYLKREDLLCGGSHKLNNSLGQALLAKKMGKKRLITETAAGQHGLATVMAGNICGLKTEIFMGIKDIERQALNVKKMELLGAKVKPVKTGAGVLKDAVSETLREWARCSRTTHYVMGSAVGPYPFPMIVATFQSVIGNEIKQQILKKEERLPDAIVCCGSGGSNALGAFKPFIEERNVRLYFVEGGGENLEADDSAATFQLGSPGVLHGSIMYIIQDRWGQIKPSKTRAAGLNYPGRGPEISYLCEIGRVKPCYAFDHEVFEAVKIMCKSEGLIPALETAHAIAYTLNHPEEFNSDDIVVINYSGRGDKDIEVIMRHFYGSN comes from the coding sequence ATGGAGGAAAGATGGTTTGGAAGGTATGGAGGAATGTTTGTAAACGAAATTCTGATGAGCGCACTCCTAGAGCTTGCTGAATCTTTCAAACATATCTACCCAACAAAAGAGTTTCAAGAAGAGTTTCATGGGCTGCTTAGAGATTATGGCGGTAGGCCAACACCACTTTATTATGCACGAAACTTCAGCAAACTTGTAGGTTTTAAGGTTTATCTTAAGCGTGAGGATCTCCTTTGCGGAGGTTCTCATAAACTCAATAACTCTTTAGGCCAAGCGTTACTCGCTAAAAAGATGGGGAAGAAGCGTTTAATTACGGAGACGGCTGCAGGTCAGCATGGATTGGCTACGGTCATGGCTGGGAATATTTGTGGATTGAAGACTGAAATTTTTATGGGGATTAAAGATATCGAGCGCCAGGCTTTAAACGTTAAGAAGATGGAGCTTTTGGGTGCAAAGGTGAAGCCTGTAAAGACTGGTGCTGGAGTTTTAAAGGATGCTGTTTCAGAGACCCTTCGTGAGTGGGCTAGATGCTCACGAACAACTCACTATGTTATGGGCTCTGCCGTAGGCCCTTATCCCTTTCCAATGATTGTGGCAACCTTTCAAAGTGTCATAGGTAACGAGATTAAACAACAAATCCTTAAGAAAGAAGAGAGGCTTCCGGATGCTATTGTGTGTTGTGGGAGTGGTGGTAGCAATGCACTAGGTGCTTTCAAACCCTTTATAGAAGAGCGTAATGTGAGGTTGTACTTCGTTGAAGGTGGGGGCGAGAATCTTGAAGCTGATGATAGCGCTGCGACCTTTCAACTCGGTAGCCCGGGTGTACTTCATGGCAGTATTATGTATATCATTCAAGATAGATGGGGCCAGATCAAACCTTCGAAGACAAGGGCTGCGGGCTTGAATTATCCTGGAAGAGGTCCAGAAATCTCTTATTTATGTGAAATTGGGAGAGTTAAGCCCTGCTATGCTTTTGATCATGAAGTCTTTGAAGCTGTTAAGATCATGTGTAAAAGCGAAGGGCTTATACCAGCTTTGGAGACGGCCCACGCTATCGCTTATACTTTAAACCATCCTGAAGAGTTTAACTCTGATGATATTGTAGTCATCAATTATTCAGGTAGAGGAGATAAGGATATAGAGGTTATTATGAGGCATTTTTATGGATCGAATTAG
- a CDS encoding phosphoribosylanthranilate isomerase, whose protein sequence is MSTVKVKICGITQDEDVRMVCELGADAIGFVVGVPSSPRNLSVERAKSLFKLVSTHIKRVLVTVPQRSGEVLKFYEYLKPDAIQIHGEEIEDLHELKKELSEVILIRALSMKSKDTILEVAIQEAKSFDAILVDSFAFGKYGGSGKIHDWSISKRIRDAIYPKPLILAGGLTPENVREAIQTVMPYAVDVSTGVELRPGVKDYQKVKSFINNAKGVVLNGYSNYPELW, encoded by the coding sequence ATGAGCACCGTGAAGGTTAAGATTTGTGGCATAACACAAGATGAAGATGTAAGAATGGTTTGTGAATTGGGTGCCGATGCAATCGGTTTTGTCGTGGGAGTACCGTCTTCACCTCGAAACCTTAGTGTAGAAAGGGCCAAAAGTCTCTTTAAACTCGTCTCTACACATATAAAAAGAGTCCTCGTTACTGTGCCACAAAGATCGGGCGAGGTTTTAAAGTTTTACGAATATCTTAAACCTGACGCCATTCAGATACATGGTGAAGAAATTGAAGATCTTCATGAATTGAAGAAAGAGTTGTCAGAAGTTATTTTGATTCGAGCTTTATCTATGAAGTCCAAGGATACGATCCTGGAGGTAGCTATACAAGAGGCAAAGTCTTTTGATGCGATTCTTGTGGACTCTTTTGCCTTTGGTAAGTATGGCGGATCGGGCAAAATTCACGATTGGAGTATAAGTAAGCGTATAAGGGATGCTATTTATCCAAAGCCTTTGATACTAGCTGGAGGATTGACACCAGAAAATGTTAGAGAAGCTATCCAAACGGTTATGCCTTATGCGGTCGATGTGTCTACAGGGGTGGAGTTAAGACCAGGGGTTAAAGACTACCAAAAAGTGAAGAGTTTTATTAATAATGCAAAAGGAGTGGTGCTGAACGGTTATTCGAACTATCCAGAGTTATGGTGA
- a CDS encoding indole-3-glycerol-phosphate synthase gives MVDFLDVLVDDAIKTVESGYYNFRVSGFIKRKVSLKEAITNCKRAPIITEIKPASPSCGSLRVITGIKDLKGIARDMEDGGAIGISVLTEPKHFGGSITNLVEVKRCVNLPVLMKDIIVDPIQIEAAAELGADAILLIYSVFKKGYLDYSVEDLIHLAQSMGLEVLLETHNKEEFLAALETDADLVGINNRDLRTLKVNLYITKEILSNIDGCKKIIVSESGIRKPEDIRFLWSCGAKAFLIGSAIMSAQNIKEKVRELVMAI, from the coding sequence ATGGTTGACTTCTTAGACGTTTTGGTAGATGATGCTATAAAGACTGTAGAAAGCGGATATTACAATTTTAGAGTCAGTGGTTTTATTAAGCGTAAGGTTAGCTTAAAAGAAGCTATAACCAATTGTAAACGTGCACCGATAATCACCGAAATCAAGCCTGCATCTCCATCTTGTGGTAGTTTAAGGGTGATAACGGGCATAAAGGACTTAAAAGGTATTGCTCGAGATATGGAGGATGGTGGAGCCATTGGAATATCCGTTTTAACCGAGCCAAAACACTTTGGTGGCTCTATTACAAATTTGGTTGAAGTGAAAAGGTGCGTAAATCTGCCGGTTTTGATGAAGGATATCATCGTTGACCCTATTCAAATCGAAGCTGCAGCTGAATTGGGTGCCGATGCAATTCTACTCATCTATTCAGTCTTTAAGAAAGGGTATTTAGATTATTCGGTCGAGGATCTGATCCACCTCGCCCAATCGATGGGTTTAGAGGTCCTCCTTGAGACTCATAATAAAGAAGAATTCTTGGCAGCGCTTGAAACTGACGCAGATCTTGTAGGTATAAATAACAGAGATTTAAGAACACTTAAGGTGAATTTATACATCACTAAAGAAATTTTATCGAATATCGATGGATGTAAGAAAATCATAGTAAGTGAGAGTGGGATTCGAAAGCCAGAAGATATTCGCTTTTTATGGAGTTGCGGTGCTAAAGCGTTTCTAATCGGCTCAGCAATTATGAGTGCCCAAAATATTAAGGAGAAGGTTAGAGAGCTCGTGATGGCTATATGA